The Desulfosporosinus acidiphilus SJ4 genome has a window encoding:
- the gyrA gene encoding DNA gyrase subunit A, producing MSMNEETISQRPLEEVLPESFLGYSKHVILQRAVPDVRDGLKPVHRRILYSMDEIGMSPDKPYSKSARLVGDCMGKYHPHGDSSIYESAVRMAQPWAIRYPLVDGQGNFGSIDGDNAAAMRYTEMRMTPLAQLMTQDLDKNTVLFKANYDQRLKEPVVLPSPFPNLLINGGSGIAVGMMSNIPPHNLKEVVAGLIQQIDHPDTTVEELLEKVKGPDFPTGGLIIGTDGIISAYKTGRGKVTMRGKAVIEQGKSGKNLIAITEIPFQVNKSTLASKIEAHADSGKISGISEVRDESDREGIRLVVECRKEADPLEVLRNLYKYTQMEETFGIINLVITPDGTPKVLGLKEINAAFIEHRKIVVTKRTKFELEKAKHRIHILEGLMIAINHLDEVIEIIRSSKTPALAKAALMTRFELSEIQSQAILDLKLQTLTNFELDGIRQDYDDTLRLISELEGILADVSKVFQIIKHELKDIADKYGDERRTRIMPEEMRNTFDLSSFEEVEHPFEVILTKQGYIKRIPLPSKNIKTMPALSFKDGDVVSLKVSATDQETLYFFTQTGNFYCIKAKTVPEAGPKEKGSPLSNLLQLQAEETIAAILSVKEGTDQSYFIFITQEGQVMRSPVKDFVHARNAEGMGLKENDVLTRVFIGTDAGELFIATYYGQAIRFPLTDINPMGRKARGMKGITLNEGDRVVDALLLMPENPLGDLVTLTERGYIKRTSFEEFKPQSRAGKGIAITKVSAEKIGYLTDITRANEEDSLEILQVEGDVTKIEIKSLKVESRAKSGSQWIPVLHNNFALGMF from the coding sequence TTGAGTATGAATGAAGAGACAATAAGTCAACGCCCATTGGAAGAAGTCCTGCCTGAATCGTTCTTAGGCTATTCCAAACATGTCATTTTACAGAGAGCAGTTCCGGACGTTCGTGATGGGTTAAAACCCGTACATCGCCGAATTCTCTACTCTATGGACGAAATCGGGATGTCTCCCGATAAGCCTTACAGTAAATCTGCCCGACTGGTCGGAGATTGCATGGGGAAATATCATCCCCATGGTGATTCATCGATTTATGAATCAGCTGTTCGTATGGCGCAGCCCTGGGCAATTCGCTATCCTTTGGTGGATGGCCAAGGAAATTTTGGCTCTATCGATGGCGATAATGCAGCAGCCATGCGTTACACCGAAATGAGAATGACCCCCTTAGCGCAATTGATGACTCAAGATCTTGATAAAAACACAGTGCTTTTCAAGGCAAATTATGATCAGCGCCTGAAAGAACCTGTCGTTCTTCCCAGCCCCTTCCCTAATTTATTAATCAATGGGGGATCTGGAATTGCCGTTGGCATGATGTCAAATATTCCTCCCCATAATTTAAAGGAAGTCGTAGCAGGTTTAATCCAGCAGATTGACCATCCGGACACCACCGTGGAAGAGCTTCTGGAAAAAGTGAAAGGTCCTGATTTTCCCACAGGCGGCTTGATCATAGGAACTGATGGAATTATCAGCGCTTATAAAACCGGTCGTGGAAAAGTGACCATGCGTGGTAAGGCAGTAATAGAACAAGGTAAAAGTGGCAAAAATTTGATCGCCATTACTGAAATACCTTTTCAAGTTAATAAATCGACCTTAGCATCTAAAATTGAGGCCCATGCTGATTCCGGAAAAATCTCTGGAATTAGCGAGGTTCGTGATGAATCGGATCGCGAAGGGATTCGCTTGGTAGTGGAATGCCGCAAAGAAGCGGATCCTCTGGAAGTTTTACGCAATCTATATAAATACACTCAGATGGAGGAGACCTTCGGTATCATTAATCTTGTCATTACCCCAGATGGGACACCGAAAGTTTTAGGATTAAAAGAAATTAATGCGGCTTTCATTGAACACCGGAAAATAGTTGTAACGAAGCGAACTAAGTTTGAATTGGAAAAAGCAAAACATCGAATCCACATACTTGAAGGTTTAATGATTGCCATCAATCATCTTGATGAGGTTATTGAAATCATACGTTCCAGTAAAACTCCGGCTCTGGCTAAAGCTGCGCTGATGACGCGATTTGAGCTTTCAGAAATTCAGTCTCAGGCTATTCTGGATCTGAAACTTCAGACCCTGACAAACTTTGAACTGGATGGGATACGTCAGGATTATGACGATACCTTACGGTTAATTTCAGAATTAGAAGGTATCCTAGCAGATGTTTCTAAGGTCTTTCAAATTATTAAACATGAACTTAAAGACATCGCCGATAAGTATGGGGATGAACGACGAACTCGTATTATGCCGGAAGAAATGAGAAATACGTTTGATCTCAGTTCCTTTGAGGAGGTTGAACATCCCTTTGAAGTCATACTTACTAAGCAGGGATATATCAAGCGAATTCCCCTGCCAAGCAAGAATATAAAAACAATGCCCGCTCTATCGTTTAAAGATGGTGACGTTGTCTCCTTAAAAGTTTCGGCAACAGATCAAGAGACACTATACTTTTTCACGCAAACAGGTAATTTTTACTGCATAAAAGCCAAGACTGTACCTGAAGCAGGCCCTAAAGAGAAAGGCAGCCCGCTGAGTAATTTACTCCAACTTCAAGCAGAGGAAACCATTGCAGCAATATTATCTGTGAAAGAGGGGACAGATCAGAGTTATTTTATCTTTATAACTCAAGAGGGACAAGTCATGCGAAGTCCTGTTAAAGATTTTGTTCACGCCCGCAATGCCGAAGGCATGGGACTCAAAGAAAATGATGTCCTAACCAGGGTGTTTATAGGAACAGATGCTGGAGAACTATTTATTGCCACCTATTATGGACAGGCCATTCGCTTCCCGTTAACGGATATTAACCCTATGGGGCGCAAAGCGCGGGGTATGAAGGGGATTACTCTGAATGAAGGTGATCGGGTCGTCGATGCACTATTATTAATGCCTGAAAATCCTTTGGGTGACCTTGTGACGCTCACAGAACGAGGATATATTAAACGAACGTCCTTTGAAGAGTTTAAACCTCAGTCTCGAGCAGGCAAAGGCATCGCCATCACCAAAGTGAGTGCTGAGAAAATTGGATATTTAACAGACATCACCCGGGCTAATGAGGAGGATTCTTTAGAAATTCTTCAAGTAGAGGGTGACGTTACGAAAATCGAAATAAAAAGCCTTAAAGTAGAATCTCGTGCAAAATCCGGGTCACAATGGATACCCGTTTTACACAACAATTTTGCTTTAGGAATGTTTTAG
- a CDS encoding IS5 family transposase encodes MYRKPTGQISLLEDFRFFAGGKLDANNRWVKMADLIPWNVVEERYASHFPKHTGNVAKPVRVALGALIIKEKCGFSDEETVQQIMENPYLQYFIGLEEFQTTPPFDSSSMVHFRKRLDAKVIAELNEALCKGETKTETEDHKDQNTPPPSSGCTDDNRREDQASSEQPPQQNHGKLILDATCTPADVKYPTDFSLLNDAREKLEAMVDTLHENQIGKELKPRTYRQKARKLYLKLEKNRKPRSREIRKAIRKQLSFVTRDLQIVLKLSAKYPEGLSKRQQKDLETIQTLFEQQKTMYDKRVHTIEERIVSISQPHVRPIVRGKKTAATEFGAKVAISIVNGFAWIEKLSWEAFNEGTTLIDSVETYKERHGNYPESVIADKIYRNRDNLQYCKLHGIRLNGPKLGRPSKDKKEHLEQRRLEKQEAGLRNAVEAKFGEGKRRYGLGRIMVRLKETSETVIGLQFIIMNLGKRLRDLLYLFWETPFFELGDFVCCLETKNMGTVQ; translated from the coding sequence ATGTACCGAAAACCTACAGGTCAAATTAGCTTACTCGAAGACTTCAGATTTTTTGCAGGCGGCAAACTTGATGCGAATAACCGTTGGGTCAAGATGGCCGATTTGATTCCCTGGAACGTTGTTGAAGAGCGATATGCTTCTCATTTCCCAAAGCATACTGGAAATGTTGCGAAACCAGTTCGTGTCGCATTGGGTGCCCTCATCATCAAAGAAAAGTGTGGATTTTCCGACGAAGAAACCGTCCAACAAATCATGGAAAACCCCTATTTGCAATACTTCATCGGGCTGGAGGAATTTCAAACCACTCCACCGTTCGATTCATCGAGTATGGTCCATTTTCGGAAACGCCTCGACGCTAAGGTAATTGCTGAACTGAACGAAGCCTTATGTAAGGGAGAAACAAAGACGGAAACTGAAGATCATAAAGATCAAAACACTCCCCCACCAAGTTCAGGTTGTACAGACGACAATCGTCGTGAAGATCAAGCAAGCAGTGAGCAACCACCCCAACAAAACCACGGAAAACTCATTTTGGATGCCACATGCACCCCGGCCGATGTGAAATATCCCACGGATTTTTCTCTACTAAATGACGCACGGGAAAAGTTAGAGGCCATGGTGGACACCTTGCATGAGAATCAAATAGGGAAAGAGCTCAAGCCAAGAACCTATCGACAAAAGGCACGTAAACTCTATCTGAAGTTAGAAAAGAATCGGAAACCCAGAAGTCGTGAAATCCGCAAGGCCATTCGGAAACAGCTGAGCTTCGTTACAAGAGACCTTCAGATCGTCTTGAAACTATCAGCCAAGTACCCAGAAGGACTCAGTAAACGGCAGCAAAAAGACTTAGAAACCATACAAACACTCTTTGAACAGCAAAAAACCATGTATGACAAACGAGTCCACACTATAGAAGAGCGTATCGTGAGCATTAGCCAACCGCATGTTCGCCCGATTGTGAGGGGTAAAAAAACAGCAGCCACAGAATTTGGAGCGAAAGTTGCCATAAGTATCGTCAACGGATTTGCTTGGATCGAGAAGTTGAGTTGGGAAGCCTTTAATGAGGGCACCACCCTGATTGATTCGGTAGAAACCTATAAGGAGCGCCATGGAAACTATCCTGAATCCGTGATTGCCGATAAAATATATCGGAACCGAGACAACCTGCAGTACTGCAAGTTACATGGCATTCGGCTTAACGGGCCCAAACTAGGTCGACCCTCGAAGGATAAAAAAGAGCATTTAGAACAAAGGCGGCTAGAGAAACAAGAGGCAGGCCTAAGAAATGCAGTCGAGGCGAAATTCGGTGAAGGAAAACGTCGTTATGGACTAGGTCGAATAATGGTACGTCTCAAAGAAACGAGTGAGACGGTCATTGGCTTACAGTTCATCATCATGAACCTGGGGAAGCGCCTCCGGGATCTTTTGTACCTTTTTTGGGAAACGCCTTTTTTCGAGTTGGGAGATTTTGTTTGTTGCCTAGAAACTAAAAATATGGGGACTGTTCAGTAA
- a CDS encoding cytochrome ubiquinol oxidase subunit I: MTQLILSRLQFAVTTSYHFLFVPLTLGLGILVALMETFYVKTGNETYKTMTKFWGKLFLINFAMGVVTGLVQEFQFGMNWSEYSRFVGDIFGAPLAVEALLAFFLESTFLGVWVFGWDRLSKKVHLLSIWLVAISSNLSALWILIANSFMQEPVGFTLRNGRAEMTDFFALVTNPHVFYQFPHTVLSGFVTAAFFVMGISAYHLIKKNHSDVFRRSFHIAVVFGIISTFGVTGIGHLQGMYLVKTQPMKMAAAEAHWNTENPAGLLLVASIDQQKEKNNAQIEIPGLLSFLSYDSFTGEVKGIKELQAADIKQYGPGNYIPPVTSLFWSFRIMLAAGLWLVLMVLLGLYFYKTKRLEQKTWFLKLLLFTIPVPYIANTAGWYLTEVGRQPWIVYGLQKVEAGVSTSVSAVSMLIALTGFAFIYAILAIADVYLLVKFIKKGPEEASPEIMDHEMKGASLWT; encoded by the coding sequence ATGACTCAACTTATTTTATCAAGATTACAGTTTGCAGTGACAACATCGTATCATTTTTTGTTTGTACCATTGACCCTGGGTCTTGGTATTTTAGTTGCCTTAATGGAGACTTTTTATGTAAAGACAGGTAATGAGACCTATAAAACGATGACTAAATTTTGGGGTAAACTCTTTCTGATTAATTTTGCTATGGGCGTAGTAACAGGTTTAGTTCAAGAATTTCAATTTGGCATGAACTGGTCTGAATATTCACGTTTTGTCGGAGATATTTTCGGAGCTCCTTTAGCAGTTGAAGCTTTACTGGCCTTTTTCTTAGAATCAACATTCTTAGGAGTTTGGGTTTTTGGTTGGGATAGATTGTCCAAAAAAGTACATCTACTTAGTATTTGGCTAGTTGCGATATCTTCCAATCTTTCGGCCTTATGGATTTTAATTGCTAACTCTTTTATGCAAGAACCCGTTGGCTTTACTCTGCGTAATGGCCGGGCTGAAATGACTGATTTTTTTGCTTTAGTAACGAACCCCCATGTATTTTATCAGTTTCCCCATACGGTGCTCAGCGGATTTGTCACAGCAGCATTTTTCGTTATGGGAATTAGCGCCTATCATCTAATAAAGAAGAACCATTCGGACGTTTTTCGTCGTTCATTTCATATAGCTGTCGTATTTGGTATCATTAGTACTTTCGGAGTTACTGGAATTGGGCATTTGCAAGGTATGTATCTTGTTAAAACACAGCCTATGAAAATGGCGGCTGCTGAAGCACATTGGAATACTGAAAATCCGGCAGGTTTATTGTTAGTCGCCTCTATTGATCAACAAAAGGAAAAAAATAATGCCCAAATTGAAATCCCCGGTTTGTTAAGTTTTCTTTCCTATGATAGCTTTACTGGAGAAGTTAAAGGAATCAAAGAACTTCAAGCAGCCGATATCAAGCAATATGGACCAGGTAACTATATACCTCCAGTAACCTCGTTGTTCTGGAGTTTTCGAATCATGCTTGCCGCAGGACTCTGGCTGGTGTTAATGGTTCTTCTAGGGTTGTATTTCTACAAAACAAAGCGCTTAGAACAGAAGACGTGGTTTTTAAAGCTCTTATTATTTACAATTCCAGTTCCATATATCGCGAATACTGCAGGTTGGTATTTGACAGAAGTCGGTCGTCAGCCCTGGATTGTCTATGGACTGCAAAAAGTCGAGGCGGGCGTTTCTACCTCCGTATCAGCTGTTTCCATGCTCATTGCTTTGACCGGTTTTGCCTTCATCTATGCAATTTTAGCTATTGCGGATGTTTACCTCTTAGTTAAATTCATTAAGAAGGGTCCTGAAGAGGCAAGCCCGGAAATAATGGATCATGAAATGAAGGGGGCGTCATTATGGACTTAA
- a CDS encoding LTA synthase family protein yields MTSLVLADLMYYRGFNSFISPYILSQTTNLDNLSSSIISMLRPIDVLMFADLLVYAALWFFRKSFFQQTPRYRIAFLLTFLLPITCIYYEHLQLDLSGNPNTMLFRVSWSPNQTMSNLSPLGYHIFDLYNFYKNKHVQPITPQQTAEIQNWFEQKQENMPTNHFTGMFAGQNLLVIQVESLENFVINQKINGQEITPNLNKLLANSLYFSNFYEQVNNGTSSDADLMTNTSVYPIRTGATFFRFPDNTYNSLPKMLAQKGYSTLAIHPDKGAYWNWMPALRAIGFEKTYDVTHFDETEKIGLGISDGSYLKQIPPIIEKEKLPFYNFIVTLTSHNPFDLPAQYRTLKLSDELNQSKLGGYFQSIHYTDEQIGHFLDTLDQSGVLNNTVVVIYGDHTGVHKYYDDEVKQVQPQQSWWLDDSKRIPLIIFHKGMKGEELKITGGQIDTMPTIASLMGINEKLYANTAFGRNLLNTKKNFAVLANKQYIGQAPTKDDEDQAIMGIDMADLVIEKNYFKTQGYK; encoded by the coding sequence ATGACTTCATTAGTTCTTGCTGACTTAATGTATTATAGGGGTTTCAATAGTTTTATTTCTCCCTATATCCTTAGTCAAACAACGAATCTTGATAATTTATCAAGCAGTATCATTTCAATGCTGCGGCCGATTGATGTTTTAATGTTCGCAGATCTTTTAGTATATGCTGCCCTTTGGTTTTTCAGGAAATCATTTTTTCAGCAAACACCCAGATACCGAATCGCCTTTTTGCTGACCTTTCTTTTGCCTATAACTTGTATTTACTATGAACATCTTCAATTGGATTTAAGCGGAAACCCTAATACTATGTTGTTCAGAGTTTCTTGGTCTCCTAATCAAACGATGTCTAACCTTTCTCCTTTGGGTTATCATATCTTTGATCTTTATAATTTTTATAAAAATAAGCATGTACAGCCAATTACGCCTCAGCAAACAGCGGAAATTCAAAATTGGTTTGAGCAAAAACAAGAAAACATGCCTACCAATCATTTTACAGGCATGTTTGCAGGTCAGAACCTTTTGGTGATTCAAGTTGAATCCCTTGAGAATTTTGTCATAAACCAGAAAATCAATGGCCAGGAAATCACGCCGAACCTCAATAAATTGCTGGCTAACAGTTTGTATTTTTCTAATTTCTATGAACAAGTTAATAATGGGACAAGTTCTGATGCTGATCTAATGACGAATACTTCCGTTTACCCCATTCGCACCGGTGCTACCTTTTTCCGTTTCCCGGATAATACGTACAATTCACTGCCTAAAATGCTGGCGCAGAAAGGGTATTCAACGCTGGCCATTCATCCCGATAAAGGCGCTTATTGGAATTGGATGCCCGCTTTAAGGGCCATAGGTTTTGAAAAAACCTATGATGTCACTCATTTTGACGAGACAGAAAAAATTGGTTTAGGGATCAGTGATGGTTCTTACTTAAAGCAGATACCACCTATTATAGAAAAAGAGAAGCTGCCTTTCTATAATTTTATTGTCACTTTGACTAGTCACAATCCTTTTGACTTACCGGCGCAATATCGTACGCTCAAACTAAGCGATGAATTAAACCAATCTAAACTGGGTGGCTATTTTCAAAGCATCCATTATACGGATGAACAGATCGGTCACTTTCTCGATACTCTTGACCAAAGCGGAGTATTGAATAATACAGTTGTCGTGATTTACGGTGATCATACGGGAGTGCACAAGTATTATGATGATGAGGTAAAACAAGTACAGCCTCAGCAAAGCTGGTGGCTTGATGACAGCAAACGGATTCCTCTGATCATTTTTCACAAAGGAATGAAAGGGGAAGAGCTAAAAATTACCGGGGGACAAATTGATACGATGCCAACAATTGCTTCCTTAATGGGAATCAACGAAAAACTCTATGCCAATACCGCTTTTGGCAGAAATCTCTTAAATACAAAAAAGAATTTTGCTGTTTTAGCCAATAAACAATATATAGGACAAGCGCCCACAAAAGATGACGAAGATCAAGCGATCATGGGCATTGATATGGCAGACCTTGTCATTGAGAAAAATTATTTTAAAACTCAGGGATATAAATAA
- a CDS encoding DNA gyrase/topoisomerase IV subunit B, whose product MSAKQYNAESIQVLEGLEAVRRRPGMYIGSTGNKGLHHLAYEIIDNAIDEAGAGFCDRISVTLNGNGSISIEDNGRGIPVDIHPGKNITAVRLAFETLHAGGKFGGDTYKTSGGLHGVGASVVNALSEFLSVEIKRDGKLYRVEYARGGELISDLKVIGKKVKGTGTKVNFKPDPLIFKETTVFKYSTLRSRLMELSFLNKGLTIILTDNRGEVKSEIFLEQQGIIGFVEHLIKEAGVSPVHKKAIYYMGEKDDVIVEFALQYNDGEDESLHSYVNNIPTDEGGTHESGFRTALTKAFNNYGRKNNLFKKDESLIGDDLRDGLTCILSLKIKEPQFEGQTKTKLSNLEIEGVVQSLTNEGISQFLEQNPSLAKQVINRTLTTCLARLAAKKAKELKKKARDAEVKALSGKLAACSGKDKSRNELFLVEGDSAGGSAKMGRDRRFQAILPLRGKVINTYRAKLDKILENEEIRSIITAVGSGIGKEFDLDKGNYARVCIMTDADIDGAHIRCLLLTFFYRYMKPLILDGRVFIAQSPLFKVEKERGKIIRYAFDEEELKKELKELGKTAKVSRYKGLGEMNPEQLWETTLNPANRRMIQVTIDDTLEAERKLRILMSEQVEPRRDFLMENIIFTDDDL is encoded by the coding sequence TTGTCAGCAAAGCAGTATAATGCAGAATCGATACAGGTATTAGAAGGCCTGGAGGCCGTACGCCGCCGTCCGGGTATGTATATAGGTTCTACGGGAAACAAAGGCCTTCACCACCTTGCCTATGAAATCATTGACAATGCTATTGATGAAGCCGGAGCAGGTTTTTGCGATCGAATTTCGGTGACCCTTAATGGAAATGGCTCAATTTCTATTGAGGACAATGGACGGGGAATTCCTGTGGACATTCATCCGGGGAAAAATATCACCGCTGTTCGGCTGGCTTTTGAAACACTGCACGCCGGAGGCAAATTTGGCGGAGATACCTATAAGACGTCAGGTGGGCTGCACGGGGTTGGAGCCAGTGTTGTCAATGCCTTATCGGAGTTTTTAAGTGTAGAAATTAAAAGAGACGGAAAGCTTTATCGGGTTGAATATGCTCGGGGCGGTGAATTAATTTCTGACTTAAAAGTTATTGGTAAAAAGGTCAAAGGTACGGGAACAAAGGTCAATTTCAAACCAGATCCTTTAATTTTCAAGGAGACAACGGTCTTCAAATATAGCACCTTAAGAAGCCGGCTTATGGAGCTGTCTTTTCTTAACAAGGGCTTAACGATTATCCTTACGGATAACCGGGGAGAGGTAAAGTCTGAGATCTTTTTAGAGCAGCAGGGGATCATTGGCTTTGTTGAACATCTTATCAAGGAGGCCGGAGTATCTCCGGTCCATAAAAAAGCGATCTATTACATGGGCGAGAAAGACGATGTTATCGTCGAATTTGCACTTCAATATAACGATGGTGAGGATGAATCCCTGCACTCATATGTAAATAATATTCCTACAGATGAAGGTGGAACTCATGAATCCGGCTTTCGTACTGCTTTAACGAAGGCGTTTAATAATTACGGGCGTAAAAATAATCTCTTTAAAAAAGATGAAAGTCTCATCGGGGATGATCTTCGTGACGGTTTGACTTGTATTTTATCTCTGAAAATCAAAGAGCCTCAATTCGAAGGGCAAACGAAAACAAAGCTCTCTAATTTGGAGATAGAAGGTGTTGTCCAGTCCCTAACCAACGAAGGAATAAGTCAGTTCTTAGAACAAAACCCATCCTTGGCCAAACAAGTGATTAACCGCACCTTAACGACTTGTTTAGCCCGCTTGGCAGCTAAAAAAGCCAAAGAATTAAAAAAGAAGGCTCGTGATGCAGAGGTTAAAGCATTAAGCGGAAAACTCGCTGCCTGCAGCGGCAAAGATAAAAGTCGCAATGAACTATTTTTAGTAGAAGGAGACAGTGCAGGGGGTTCCGCCAAAATGGGACGGGACCGGCGGTTTCAAGCGATACTTCCATTACGCGGCAAAGTCATTAATACTTATCGGGCAAAGCTGGATAAGATCCTCGAAAACGAGGAAATCCGAAGCATTATTACAGCGGTAGGTTCGGGCATCGGCAAGGAATTTGATTTGGATAAAGGCAATTATGCTCGTGTCTGTATCATGACGGATGCTGATATTGACGGAGCTCACATTCGATGTTTATTGTTAACGTTTTTTTACCGTTACATGAAGCCCCTTATCTTAGATGGTCGAGTTTTTATTGCCCAATCGCCTCTCTTTAAAGTGGAAAAAGAACGAGGAAAGATTATCCGTTATGCTTTTGATGAAGAAGAATTAAAAAAGGAACTAAAGGAATTGGGAAAAACAGCAAAGGTCTCACGTTACAAGGGACTTGGTGAAATGAATCCCGAACAACTCTGGGAAACAACGTTAAATCCGGCCAATCGACGTATGATTCAAGTTACCATCGATGATACATTAGAAGCGGAGCGAAAACTGAGAATCTTAATGAGCGAACAGGTTGAGCCGCGGCGGGATTTCCTGATGGAAAATATTATTTTTACCGATGACGATTTGTAA
- the cydB gene encoding cytochrome d ubiquinol oxidase subunit II, whose product MDLNILWFILIAVLFVGFFFLEGFDFGVGILLPILGKNDVERRMIINTIGPHWDGNEVWMITAGGAIFAAFPNWYATLFSGFFLALFFVLVALIIRGVAFEFRSSHSASGWRNTWDWAIFTGSLLSAILWGVAVANLIKGVPIDAKMQYVGTFFTLLSPYTIVGGLTTLFVFAFHGALFLSLKTTGEMADRSRKTARGLGLGAILIVLIMAGLTYVQTDLFSHTGAGILLLSSGIALILANVLLRSQKAKASFILNGVTILLFTLAMFWGLFPRVMVSSLNPNWSLTIYNASSSPYTLKIMTIVALTMVPIVLLYQGWTYWVFRKRVTEKDLHY is encoded by the coding sequence ATGGACTTAAATATTCTTTGGTTTATCTTGATTGCGGTCTTGTTTGTGGGCTTCTTTTTCCTGGAAGGATTTGATTTTGGAGTAGGAATATTACTGCCTATCCTCGGTAAAAATGATGTGGAACGTCGAATGATTATTAATACCATCGGCCCCCATTGGGATGGCAATGAAGTCTGGATGATTACAGCAGGCGGTGCCATATTTGCCGCTTTTCCCAATTGGTATGCGACCTTGTTCAGCGGTTTCTTTCTGGCGTTGTTTTTCGTTTTGGTAGCCCTGATTATAAGAGGTGTGGCCTTCGAATTCAGAAGCAGTCATTCAGCCTCCGGTTGGCGAAACACTTGGGATTGGGCAATTTTTACCGGCAGTTTATTATCAGCGATTCTCTGGGGAGTTGCTGTGGCAAACTTAATCAAGGGAGTACCCATCGATGCTAAGATGCAATACGTCGGGACTTTCTTTACTCTGCTTTCTCCTTATACAATTGTAGGCGGGCTAACGACTCTCTTTGTCTTCGCCTTCCATGGCGCCTTGTTCCTTAGTCTCAAAACCACAGGAGAAATGGCTGATCGATCGAGGAAAACAGCTCGCGGTCTGGGCTTAGGAGCTATTTTGATCGTACTGATTATGGCGGGGTTAACGTACGTTCAGACGGATCTCTTCTCGCACACAGGGGCCGGAATCCTCTTGCTGTCATCCGGCATAGCTCTTATCTTGGCCAACGTCCTGCTGCGTTCACAAAAAGCAAAAGCTTCCTTTATCCTTAATGGCGTGACCATTCTTTTATTTACCCTGGCGATGTTTTGGGGACTTTTCCCACGCGTTATGGTTTCGAGTCTTAACCCAAATTGGAGTTTGACAATTTATAATGCTTCTTCTAGTCCCTATACTTTAAAAATCATGACCATTGTTGCTCTCACCATGGTTCCTATTGTTTTACTTTATCAAGGCTGGACTTACTGGGTATTTCGCAAGCGTGTTACCGAAAAAGACTTACATTATTAA